Proteins encoded in a region of the Populus nigra chromosome 3, ddPopNigr1.1, whole genome shotgun sequence genome:
- the LOC133688759 gene encoding putative pentatricopeptide repeat-containing protein At5g06400, mitochondrial, translating to MRQTFKLQSLRYKPLNSQLSAYQFFHFSSLSKSSKPSHSKKTQESQLKGHAKTKTINSLFKEITEILGADVVIPDRTPYGFFIPRETQVGDNEISGECKYREEGVCGNAKLNNGLQKEGSLLAFGDIKAGALNETDFSAVVHEITGIVRAENCTASMEERLDKVGFQLEPEIVEKVLKRCYKVPHLAYRFFNWVKTKDGFCHTTKTYNTMLYTAGEAREFSLVDVLLEEMEKYSCERDIKTWTILIRQYGKAKLIGKALLVHEKMRKSGCEPDVEVYEVTLHSLCDAGKGEIALEIYKEMVQREMEPNLSLYKMLLNCLAQSGDVSAVQSVADDMIRVSQIPEHDVHVCVLKSYCVAGRIREALELIRDLKNKEIQLDYEFSETLVKGLSRANRIADALEIVEIMKRKDFVDGKVYGIIINGYLRRNELSKALDLFQSMKEFGHLPTTSTYTELLQHLFRSNEYQKGCELYDEMLERGVEIDSVAVMAIVVGHVRQDHISEAWEVFETMEDKGIKPTWKSYSIFIKELCKVLRTDEIIKVLGKMQASKMFICDEIFEWVISCMERKGEMDNIRKVKQMHRICRLHSLNDEVSRNDLSREEELHVDSNCNESVQGRVDWNSVKPLSKAYDEQDLQEVLRILSSLEDWPIIQDALEKCTIQFTPELVAETLRNCGMHGNAALHFFAWVGKQNGFCQTTETYNMAMKVSGRGKDFKHMRSLFYEMRRRGFLIPPDTWAIMIMQYGRTGLTEIALKIFGEMKASGCNPNDSTYKYLIIFLCGRKGRKVDEAIKIFREMIRAGHVPDKELVGTYLCCLCEVGKLLEARKSVDSLCKAGFTVPASYSLYIRALCRAGMLEEALSLVDQVSTEKTTLDRYTHASLVHGLLQKGRLEEALAKVDSMKQVGINPTVHVYTSLIVHFFREKQASKALEIFESMKQEGCEPTIVTYSALIRGYMDTENVIEAWNVFHSLKTKGPAPDFKTYSMFISCLCRAGKSEEALQLLSDMVDNGIVPSNVNFRTVFFGLNREGKQSLAQTVLQKKWALTSKRKFS from the coding sequence ATGAGGCAGACATTCAAACTCCAATCCTTACGCTATAAACCACTTAATTCCCAGCTCTCCGCATAccaattttttcacttttccaGCCTCTCTAAATCATCTAAACCCTCCCATTCGAAGAAAACTCAAGAATCCCAATTGAAAGGCCATGCAAAAACTAAAACCATTAATTCACTCTTTAAAGAGATAACTGAGATCTTGGGTGCTGATGTTGTGATCCCAGATAGAACTCCATATGGGTTTTTTATACCTAGAGAAACCCAAGTGGGAGATAACGAGATAAGTGGAGAATGCAAGTATCGCGAAGAAGGTGTTTGTGGAAATGCTAAACTGAATAATGGGTTGCAAAAGGAGGGGTCTTTGTTGGCTTTCGGAGATATAAAGGCGGGAGCTTTGAATGAAACTGACTTTAGTGCTGTAGTTCATGAGATTACTGGGATTGTTCGTGCAGAAAATTGCACAGCTTCAATGGAGGAAAGGCTAGATAAAGTGGGGTTTCAGTTAGAACCAGAGATTGTTGAGAAAGTATTGAAGAGGTGCTATAAAGTGCCACATTTAGCTTATAGATTCTTTAATTGGGTGAAGACGAAAGATGGGTTTTGTCATACAACGAAGACTTATAATACCATGTTGTATACAGCTGGGGAAGCCAGAGAGTTCTCGTTGGTGGATGTTTTACTGGAGGAGATGGAGAAGTACTCTTGCGAAAGGGATATTAAGACTTGGACTATTCTTATTCGACAGTATGGGAAGGCAAAGTTGATAGGCAAAGCCTTGTTGGTCCATGAGAAGATGAGAAAGTCTGGGTGTGAACCTGATGTAGAAGTTTATGAAGTGACGTTGCATTCACTTTGTGATGCTGGAAAAGGTGAAATCGCTTTGGAAATTTACAAGGAAATGGTGCAAAGGGAAATGGAACCTAACTTAAGTTTGTACAAGATGTTATTGAATTGCTTGGCACAGTCAGGAGATGTTAGTGCTGTTCAATCGGTGGCTGATGACATGATTAGGGTCTCTCAGATTCCGGAGCATGATGTTCATGTTTGTGTCCTGAAGAGCTATTGCGTGGCTGGGAGAATTAGAGAAGCTTTAGAATTGATTCGTGATCTCAAGAATAAAGAAATACAGCTTGATTATGAATTTTCCGAGACCTTGGTGAAAGGACTAAGCAGGGCTAATAGGATTGCAGATGCTCTagaaattgttgaaattatGAAGAGAAAAGATTTTGTTGATGGGAAGGTTTATGGGATCATCATCAATGGGTACTTGAGGAGAAATGAACTTTCTAAGGCACTCGATTTGTTCCAGAGCATGAAAGAGTTTGGACATTTGCCTACTACTTCTACCTATACAGAGCTATTGCAACACCTCTTCAGATCAAATGAGTATCAGAAAGGCTGCGAGCTGTATGATGAGATGCTGGAAAGAGGAGTTGAGATAGACAGTGTGGCAGTTATGGCCATTGTTGTAGGTCATGTTCGCCAAGACCATATATCTGAAGCATGGGAAGTGTTTGAGACTATGGAGGATAAGGGAATCAAGCCGACTTGGAAATCTTATTCAATATTTATCAAGGAGCTTTGCAAAGTTTTGAGAACAGATGAAATTATCAAGGTTTTGGGGAAAATGCAGGCTTCCAAGATGTTTATTTGTGATGAAATATTTGAGTGGGTTATATCTTGTATGGAGAGAAAGGGAGAGATGGACAACATTAGAAAAGTAAAGCAGATGCATAGAATCTGCAGACTTCATTCGCTAAATGATGAAGTATCTAGAAATGATTTGTCCAGGGAAGAGGAGCTCCATGTTGACTCGAACTGTAATGAATCAGTGCAAGGAAGGGTGGATTGGAACTCGGTGAAGCCACTTTCAAAGGCTTACGATGAGCAGGACTTGCAAGAAGTTCTGAGGATATTATCATCCTTGGAGGATTGGCCCATCATTCAAGATGCCCTGGAGAAATGCACCATTCAGTTCACACCAGAACTTGTTGCCGAGACCTTACGCAATTGCGGTATGCATGGAAATGCTGCATTGCATTTCTTTGCGTGGGTAGGAAAGCAAAATGGTTTTTGCCAAACTACAGAAACGTACAACATGGCAATGAAAGTTTCAGGTCGTGGGAAAGATTTCAAGCACATGAGAAGCCTCTTTTATGAAATGAGGAGAAGGGGCTTCTTAATACCACCAGATACATGGGCAATCATGATAATGCAATATGGTCGAACAGGTCTAACAGAGATTGCTCTTAAGATATTTGGTGAGATGAAAGCTAGCGGTTGTAATCCAAATGACAGCACTTACAAGTACttgataatttttctttgtggaagaaaaggaagaaaggtTGATGAAGCCATTAAAATATTCCGGGAGATGATTCGTGCTGGACATGTCCCTGACAAAGAGCTGGTTGGAACGTATCTCTGCTGTTTATGTGAAGTTGGCAAATTGTTGGAAGCCAGAAAATCCGTAGACTCTCTTTGTAAAGCTGGTTTTACAGTTCCTGCTAGTTACTCCTTGTACATTAGAGCGCTTTGTCGAGCAGGAATGTTAGAAGAAGCTTTATCATTAGTAGACCAGGTTAGCACCGAGAAAACTACGTTGGATCGGTATACTCATGCAAGCCTTGTTCATGGCCTATTACAGAAGGGACGACTAGAAGAGGCTTTAGCTAAGGTGGACTCTATGAAGCAGGTAGGCATTAATCCAACCGTCCATGTTTACACATCCTTGATAGTTCATTTCTTCAGGGAAAAGCAGGCATCAAAAGCGTTGGAAATTTTCGAAAGCATGAAACAGGAGGGTTGTGAGCCAACAATAGTTACATATTCGGCATTGATTCGCGGTTACATGGACACGGAAAATGTCATTGAAGCTTGGAACGTCTTCCATTCTCTCAAAACGAAAGGGCCTGCGCCTGATTTTAAGACTTATTCAATGTTTATTAGCTGTCTATGTAGGGCAGGAAAATCTGAAGAAGCCCTACAGCTTCTGTCAGATATGGTGGATAATGGGATTGTTCCCAGCaatgttaattttagaactGTTTTCTTTGGGCTAAACAGAGAAGGCAAGCAAAGTTTAGCTCAAACTGTATTGCAAAAGAAGTGGGCTTTAACCAGTAAACGTAAATTTTCTTAA